The Providencia rettgeri genome includes a window with the following:
- a CDS encoding Collagen triple helix repeat (20 copies): MAIKRTITLNFKTSDGKTLPASFDVSDGESTFEVWKKLPGNAAKTEAQFFAEQKGAQGAKGDKGDKGDKGDRGAQGEKGATGGQGAAGAAGAQGASIVSVSVQVKENP; encoded by the coding sequence ATGGCCATTAAACGTACTATCACACTGAATTTTAAAACCTCTGACGGTAAAACCTTACCTGCCTCTTTTGATGTGAGTGACGGTGAATCGACTTTTGAGGTCTGGAAAAAACTGCCAGGAAATGCAGCCAAAACAGAGGCGCAATTTTTCGCAGAACAAAAAGGCGCGCAAGGAGCAAAAGGTGATAAAGGTGATAAAGGTGACAAAGGCGACCGAGGGGCTCAAGGTGAAAAAGGCGCAACGGGCGGTCAAGGCGCAGCAGGAGCCGCAGGCGCACAAGGTGCCAGTATCGTCAGCGTCTCAGTCCAAGTTAAAGAAAACCCGTGA